A window of Streptomyces gilvosporeus contains these coding sequences:
- a CDS encoding carboxylesterase/lipase family protein, with protein MSEQPRVRTAEGVVQGCRRRGHAVFRGIPYAQPPVGARRFAAPAPPQRWEGIRQATEFGPVAPQSGSVGASSAEGADWLTLNVCTPDPGAAGLPVLVWIHGGAYIAGASSDPMYDPAALAGAGLVVVSINYRVGAEGFALLEGAPPNRGFLDQIAALHWVRRNIASFGGDPDHVTVAGQSSGAGSIAALLTMKPVRDLFRRAITHSVPGNHCTPALAEQVAAALADRLGTTPTAQALSDVAPQRLADGLTSLSADLPGYRECWGRLTGTGVAVCPVVDGHVLPETPWPALTSGRASGIELLVGHTRDEFRLFSVMSGRRGAFTEQDARTALDLFAPAPDGAGAYRAAHPQPTSEELLESVYSDALFRMPSLHLAEANTAAGGTSFLFELRLPSPALGGILGACHSLDVPLVFGTLDSPTGRELLGDPPTPEAIAVSRELHQAWVRFATTGHPGWAAYRPDRQLTRVLDAESKTLPYPEQSSRRIWEGRAPAPFDLM; from the coding sequence ATGTCTGAACAGCCCAGGGTGCGTACTGCGGAGGGTGTGGTGCAGGGGTGCCGGCGGCGGGGGCACGCGGTGTTCCGCGGCATCCCCTACGCCCAACCACCGGTCGGAGCACGCCGGTTCGCCGCACCGGCCCCACCGCAGCGCTGGGAAGGGATACGGCAGGCGACGGAGTTCGGGCCCGTGGCACCGCAGTCCGGGTCCGTGGGCGCGAGTTCGGCGGAGGGTGCGGATTGGCTGACACTCAACGTCTGCACTCCGGATCCGGGCGCAGCGGGGCTGCCGGTGCTGGTGTGGATCCACGGAGGCGCCTACATCGCGGGGGCCTCAAGCGATCCGATGTACGACCCGGCGGCGCTGGCCGGGGCGGGACTCGTCGTGGTGAGCATCAACTACCGGGTGGGCGCCGAGGGCTTCGCACTCCTCGAAGGCGCCCCGCCCAACCGCGGATTCCTTGACCAGATCGCGGCGTTGCACTGGGTGCGGCGCAACATCGCCTCCTTCGGAGGAGACCCCGACCATGTCACGGTGGCCGGACAGTCCTCCGGGGCGGGGTCGATCGCCGCCTTGCTGACGATGAAGCCGGTGCGCGACCTGTTCCGACGGGCCATCACCCACTCGGTGCCGGGCAACCACTGCACCCCCGCACTGGCAGAACAAGTCGCCGCCGCCCTCGCGGACCGGCTCGGTACGACGCCCACCGCCCAAGCCCTTTCCGATGTCGCCCCCCAACGCCTCGCCGATGGGCTCACCTCCCTCAGCGCCGACCTCCCCGGCTACCGCGAGTGCTGGGGACGGCTCACCGGGACCGGCGTCGCCGTATGCCCCGTCGTCGACGGCCACGTCCTCCCCGAAACGCCCTGGCCCGCACTGACCAGTGGCCGTGCGAGCGGAATCGAGCTCCTCGTCGGCCATACACGCGATGAATTCCGGCTGTTCAGTGTCATGAGCGGACGGCGGGGCGCCTTCACCGAGCAGGACGCCCGTACCGCCCTGGACCTGTTCGCCCCCGCACCGGACGGCGCGGGCGCCTACCGTGCCGCCCACCCGCAGCCCACCTCGGAGGAGCTGTTGGAATCGGTGTACTCCGATGCCCTCTTCCGGATGCCTTCACTGCATTTGGCAGAGGCGAACACCGCAGCCGGCGGCACCTCGTTCCTGTTCGAGCTGCGCTTGCCCTCCCCGGCCCTCGGAGGGATCCTGGGCGCCTGCCATAGCCTCGACGTCCCCCTGGTGTTCGGCACGCTGGACAGCCCCACCGGCAGAGAACTCCTCGGCGACCCGCCCACCCCTGAGGCCATCGCGGTCTCGCGGGAACTCCACCAGGCGTGGGTCCGTTTCGCCACCACCGGCCACCCCGGATGGGCCGCCTACCGCCCCGACCGGCAGCTCACCCGCGTCCTGGACGCCGAATCGAAGACTTTGCCCTACCCCGAACAGTCCTCCCGCCGGATCTGGGAGGGCCGCGCCCCAGCCCCGTTCGATCTCATGTAG
- a CDS encoding Gfo/Idh/MocA family oxidoreductase has translation MTSVSPRQGPIRVGVVGLSAGGGWAATAHVPALAGLDGYELRALSASSAESARAAGEKYAVPLAFGSAEELARSEEVDLVVVTVKVPHHLELIRPALEAREAARTGRKVTLAEQGSVAARRPRAPVRGVR, from the coding sequence ATGACGTCCGTTTCCCCTCGTCAGGGACCGATTCGTGTCGGTGTCGTAGGTCTGAGCGCGGGCGGCGGGTGGGCGGCCACCGCCCATGTGCCGGCGCTGGCCGGGCTCGACGGATACGAGTTGCGGGCGCTGAGCGCCAGCAGCGCCGAGTCGGCGCGTGCGGCCGGCGAGAAGTATGCGGTGCCATTGGCCTTCGGCAGCGCAGAGGAGCTGGCTCGCAGTGAGGAAGTCGATCTCGTGGTGGTAACGGTGAAGGTTCCGCATCACCTGGAGCTCATTCGACCCGCGCTGGAAGCCCGAGAGGCGGCACGGACCGGCCGGAAGGTCACACTCGCAGAGCAAGGCTCCGTCGCCGCGCGGCGCCCCCGCGCCCCGGTACGCGGAGTACGGTGA
- a CDS encoding SDR family NAD(P)-dependent oxidoreductase, whose product MTTASFRGKVALVTGATSGIGAAAAEMLAERGAHVLVAGRDRGRGEAVVGAIRESGGTAEFFAADLLKAGSVRQLARDAVERGGQVDILVNSAGLYPFGPTERTPESDVDAVYALNVKAPFYLVAELAPTMAERGSGAIVNLSTMAAALGISGSALYGSSKAAVNLLTKAWAAEYGPRGVRVNAVQPGPTRTEGTAGMGDDLDALASQAPAGRPASPREVAEAIAYLASDAASFVQGAVLPVDGGRTAV is encoded by the coding sequence GTGACCACCGCATCGTTCAGAGGGAAAGTCGCGCTGGTGACGGGTGCGACCAGCGGCATTGGTGCGGCTGCTGCGGAGATGCTCGCCGAGCGCGGTGCCCACGTACTGGTGGCGGGCCGGGACCGAGGGCGCGGTGAGGCCGTCGTTGGTGCCATCCGGGAAAGCGGTGGCACGGCGGAGTTCTTTGCCGCCGACCTGCTGAAGGCAGGCTCGGTCCGACAGCTCGCGCGGGACGCCGTCGAACGAGGCGGCCAGGTGGACATCCTGGTGAACAGCGCGGGTCTCTACCCCTTCGGGCCCACTGAGCGCACGCCGGAGAGCGACGTCGACGCCGTCTACGCGCTGAACGTGAAGGCTCCCTTCTACCTCGTTGCGGAACTCGCGCCGACGATGGCCGAGCGGGGCAGCGGGGCAATCGTCAACCTCAGCACCATGGCGGCCGCGCTCGGCATCTCGGGATCGGCACTGTACGGCTCGAGCAAGGCCGCCGTGAACCTGCTGACCAAGGCCTGGGCTGCCGAATACGGTCCGCGCGGGGTCCGGGTCAACGCCGTGCAGCCCGGTCCGACGCGGACCGAGGGCACGGCGGGCATGGGGGATGACCTCGACGCCCTCGCTTCTCAAGCGCCCGCCGGACGGCCGGCTTCACCGAGGGAGGTCGCCGAGGCGATCGCGTACCTGGCCAGCGATGCCGCGAGTTTTGTGCAGGGCGCGGTACTGCCTGTCGACGGCGGCCGCACGGCCGTGTGA
- a CDS encoding SAM-dependent methyltransferase, with translation MSQDTSGPGAGEEATRRYYDSSDVDAFYNAVWGGEDIHTGIYAHTDEPIADASRRTVERVADRLADCLGPGHTVLDLGAGYGGTARYLAGRFGCRVVALNLSAAQNERHRKTNVAHGLDSAIEVVTGSFHDIPYPDGHFHAVCSLEAFCHSADRAKVLGEAGRVLKPGGALAFTDLMAAEDTPAEVLYRAVARLGVEALATPSFYVGRLTELALADIDFDDHSNQLFNHYTRLTDETGKREPELREVISHDYLDHLLENLPLWVDAAGREQLRWGIIHARRAQ, from the coding sequence ATGAGTCAGGACACCAGTGGCCCGGGTGCCGGGGAGGAAGCGACGCGCCGCTACTACGACTCCAGCGACGTCGACGCCTTCTACAACGCGGTATGGGGCGGTGAGGACATCCACACAGGCATCTACGCCCATACGGACGAGCCGATCGCGGACGCCTCGCGCCGCACGGTCGAGCGGGTGGCGGACCGCCTCGCCGACTGCCTCGGCCCTGGGCACACGGTTCTGGACCTCGGCGCCGGCTATGGCGGGACGGCCCGCTACCTGGCCGGGCGGTTCGGCTGCCGGGTCGTCGCGCTCAACCTCAGCGCCGCCCAGAACGAGCGACACCGCAAGACCAATGTGGCGCATGGCCTGGACAGCGCCATCGAGGTCGTCACTGGCTCCTTCCACGACATCCCCTACCCTGACGGCCACTTCCACGCGGTGTGCTCCCTGGAAGCCTTCTGCCACAGCGCCGACCGGGCGAAGGTGCTCGGCGAAGCGGGACGGGTCCTGAAGCCCGGAGGAGCTCTGGCCTTCACCGATCTCATGGCCGCCGAGGACACTCCCGCAGAGGTGCTGTACCGGGCTGTGGCCCGCCTCGGCGTGGAGGCGCTGGCCACCCCGTCCTTCTACGTGGGACGGCTCACAGAGCTCGCTTTGGCAGACATCGATTTCGATGACCACAGCAACCAACTGTTCAACCACTACACACGGCTCACCGACGAGACCGGGAAGCGTGAGCCCGAGCTCAGAGAGGTCATCAGCCACGACTATCTCGACCACTTGCTGGAGAACCTCCCCCTGTGGGTGGACGCGGCCGGCCGTGAGCAGTTGCGCTGGGGCATCATCCATGCGCGCCGCGCCCAATAG
- a CDS encoding HAD-IA family hydrolase produces the protein MATARSADPVILTDIGGVLVPDYLTAAATEWSTRLGVSQQAFLTALFGGNDDQVLIGRTSEAYWWSIVQDRLRIDQDLIAELQCDLASRETWDDALVTCLRRFHGSAKTAIVSNAWPHMRTRMSNAGLLDIVDAIVLSCEVGYAKPDPRIYATALHRIGADPSAALFIDDTPGHVATARSLGMTGYVHTNAQDTLTRIEDFLRPPG, from the coding sequence ATGGCCACCGCCCGCAGCGCCGACCCGGTGATCCTTACCGATATCGGTGGGGTGCTCGTCCCCGACTACCTGACCGCCGCCGCCACCGAGTGGAGCACCCGGCTCGGAGTCTCTCAACAAGCTTTCCTGACTGCTCTGTTCGGCGGAAACGACGATCAAGTGCTCATCGGCCGCACCAGCGAAGCATACTGGTGGAGCATCGTCCAAGACCGGCTCCGGATCGACCAGGACCTGATCGCCGAGCTCCAATGCGACCTGGCGTCCAGGGAGACCTGGGACGACGCCCTCGTGACGTGCTTGCGCCGTTTCCACGGTTCGGCGAAGACCGCGATCGTCAGCAACGCCTGGCCGCACATGCGCACCCGAATGTCCAACGCCGGACTCCTGGATATCGTGGATGCCATCGTCCTGTCCTGCGAGGTCGGATACGCCAAACCCGACCCCCGCATCTACGCGACCGCTCTCCACCGCATCGGCGCCGACCCCTCCGCAGCCCTCTTCATCGACGACACTCCCGGCCACGTCGCCACCGCCCGATCACTCGGGATGACCGGTTACGTGCACACGAACGCCCAGGACACCCTCACCCGAATCGAGGATTTCCTGCGGCCGCCAGGCTGA
- a CDS encoding polyprenyl synthetase family protein — MTTTADTPLTLDPAVIRAAVEKILYEFLDEQDRIASGLPELAVFTGLLRELLDAGGKRIRPLLCVIGWHAITGEPPPIAVWRVAAALELFHAFALIHDDVMDNSATRRGRPTAQHTMATLHTGRPDAATLGVSTAILLGDLAFGWSYELLHTPDITPAQAAVIRPHLNALRVETLVGQYLDLTATGRPATDPDTAWRIIRYKTTLYTFERPLHLGGALAGATPAQLAALSGYALPLGEAFQLRDDLLGVYGNPEETGKSNLDDLREGKQTVLVATAAAAATVPQQRTLDRHLGNPRSDRRPGRQRAPGVALDADAVKTGLGDGSVELGKLKGKRGAGQAQGQAGQPELRSPGRHGSVGVP; from the coding sequence GTGACGACGACCGCGGATACCCCGCTCACCCTGGACCCGGCCGTCATCAGGGCGGCCGTGGAGAAGATCCTTTACGAGTTCCTCGACGAGCAGGACCGGATCGCGTCCGGTCTGCCGGAGCTGGCGGTGTTCACCGGCCTGCTGCGCGAGCTGCTGGACGCGGGTGGCAAGCGGATCCGGCCGCTGTTGTGCGTGATCGGCTGGCACGCGATCACCGGGGAGCCACCGCCGATCGCGGTCTGGCGGGTGGCCGCGGCACTGGAGCTGTTCCATGCATTCGCGTTGATCCACGACGACGTCATGGACAACTCCGCGACCCGCCGCGGCCGCCCCACCGCCCAGCACACCATGGCCACCCTCCACACAGGCCGCCCGGACGCCGCCACACTGGGTGTCAGCACGGCGATCCTCCTGGGCGATCTGGCGTTCGGCTGGTCCTACGAACTCCTCCACACCCCCGACATCACTCCCGCCCAGGCCGCCGTGATCCGCCCCCACCTCAACGCCCTGCGGGTGGAAACCTTGGTCGGCCAGTACCTGGACCTGACCGCGACCGGTCGACCCGCCACAGACCCGGACACCGCCTGGCGGATCATCCGCTACAAGACCACCCTGTACACCTTCGAACGCCCCCTGCACCTCGGCGGCGCCCTCGCCGGCGCCACCCCCGCACAACTCGCGGCGCTGAGCGGGTACGCACTGCCACTCGGGGAGGCCTTCCAGCTCCGAGACGACCTCCTGGGCGTCTACGGCAACCCCGAGGAGACCGGGAAGTCGAACCTTGATGACCTGCGCGAGGGCAAGCAGACCGTCCTGGTCGCCACCGCGGCCGCGGCCGCCACCGTCCCCCAACAACGCACCCTGGACAGGCACCTCGGCAATCCGCGATCGGATCGCCGTCCTGGCCGGCAGCGGGCACCCGGCGTGGCCCTCGACGCCGACGCGGTGAAGACGGGACTCGGGGACGGCTCGGTGGAGCTGGGCAAGCTCAAGGGCAAGCGTGGAGCTGGGCAAGCTCAAGGGCAAGCTGGGCAACCAGAATTACGCAGTCCCGGTCGGCACGGATCTGTCGGAGTTCCGTAG
- a CDS encoding alcohol dehydrogenase — translation MSTYRVAQVPAAGSPFAIVEREVERPDAGHVRVAVDACGICHSDVYFVNDVFPGVRFPLVPGHEIAGRIEALGEGVQDQGRQVGDRVAVGWFGGSCHHCTPCRQGDFMVCENLKVPGWAYDGGYAESVFAPADALARIPDGLTATDAAPLACAGVTTYNGLRRSSARSGDLVAVLGIGGLGHLGVQYAAAMGFETVAIARGATKADFAKQLGAHHYIDSTADTPLADALQALGGARVVLATAANSDAITATVDGLSHRGELVVVGVDLAPLGISPAQLIMSGRTVRGHPSGTAQDVQDTLAFSALHGIRPMTEVVPLDQADEAYQKMLTGAARFRMVLTTR, via the coding sequence ATGAGCACCTACCGAGTCGCGCAGGTCCCTGCCGCCGGCAGTCCGTTCGCGATCGTCGAGCGTGAGGTGGAGCGGCCGGATGCCGGGCACGTACGGGTGGCCGTGGACGCCTGTGGGATCTGCCACAGCGACGTCTACTTCGTGAACGATGTGTTCCCCGGTGTGCGGTTTCCTCTGGTTCCCGGGCATGAGATCGCCGGCCGCATCGAGGCGCTCGGCGAGGGAGTACAGGACCAGGGCCGGCAGGTGGGTGACCGGGTGGCGGTGGGCTGGTTCGGCGGCAGCTGCCACCACTGCACGCCGTGCAGACAGGGCGACTTCATGGTGTGCGAGAACCTCAAGGTCCCCGGATGGGCTTACGACGGTGGGTACGCCGAGTCCGTGTTCGCGCCGGCGGATGCCCTGGCTCGGATCCCCGACGGGCTGACGGCGACCGATGCGGCGCCCCTGGCATGCGCGGGAGTGACCACGTACAACGGGCTTCGGCGCAGCTCCGCACGGTCGGGCGACCTGGTCGCCGTACTCGGCATCGGCGGCCTCGGCCACCTGGGGGTGCAGTATGCGGCCGCGATGGGCTTCGAGACCGTGGCCATCGCCCGTGGTGCCACCAAGGCCGACTTTGCCAAGCAACTCGGCGCGCACCACTACATCGACAGCACGGCGGACACCCCTCTTGCCGACGCTCTTCAGGCCCTCGGCGGCGCCAGGGTCGTCCTGGCCACCGCCGCCAACTCCGACGCCATCACGGCGACCGTGGACGGGCTCTCCCACCGGGGCGAACTGGTGGTCGTCGGCGTGGACCTCGCCCCGCTGGGAATCAGCCCAGCTCAGCTGATCATGAGCGGCAGGACCGTCCGTGGCCACCCGTCCGGCACCGCACAGGACGTGCAGGACACCCTGGCGTTCAGCGCCCTGCACGGGATCCGCCCCATGACCGAGGTGGTGCCGCTCGACCAGGCCGACGAGGCCTACCAGAAGATGCTGACGGGCGCCGCCCGCTTCCGGATGGTGCTCACCACCCGCTGA
- a CDS encoding oxidoreductase encodes MLSYDELTSPERELWDAFPEGRHVDLRTVVPEDDRVAEGGQWGPGRTVRAAVIVALLQGANTAQPSAVACLRLAGAQISGHLNLAGAQIAHALWLEDCWFEEGVDLSGASMQSIAIVGSRVPGVEAGLIRIDGRLDLRRSRLEGGSASPFHRAVTALSLINAQVSGAVNLSGAEITAPEEWAVSAGGLVAEGGLYCQDGFVAHGEVRLMGAQLPGGLHMRGAQLERPSQRGVALALDNAVASTLDFSHGFIANGTVRLRGARISDNLTFEGAVLNGPLDGRGPSLVALLMQAVDFDFTVARPPSGSVDLRGAQVSYLHDSERSWPEVVELDGFVYGSIKVDEAAEWREAVGRRDSVAHRVAWIRRSPGYNPQPYEQLASWYRKAGHDDDARRVLLAKQRHRRQTLPPAGRVWGHLLDVTVGYGYRPWLAGVWLLLLTVLGTLSFGTHAPNPVQRGEGAPFQPLVYTLDLLIPIGGLGQRTAWYWSNGSLQWLAYLLIAFGWVLTTAVIAGVTRTLQKS; translated from the coding sequence GTGCTCTCATACGACGAGTTGACTTCACCCGAGCGTGAGCTGTGGGATGCGTTCCCCGAGGGTCGCCACGTGGACCTGCGGACGGTTGTACCCGAGGATGACCGTGTCGCCGAGGGTGGACAGTGGGGCCCTGGGCGGACGGTTCGGGCCGCCGTGATCGTGGCGCTTCTCCAGGGCGCGAACACTGCGCAACCGAGCGCCGTCGCGTGTCTGAGGCTCGCGGGGGCACAGATATCCGGGCACCTCAACCTGGCTGGCGCGCAGATCGCTCACGCGCTCTGGCTTGAGGACTGCTGGTTCGAGGAGGGCGTGGACCTCTCCGGTGCGTCGATGCAGTCGATTGCGATCGTGGGCAGTCGAGTGCCGGGCGTGGAAGCCGGCTTGATCCGTATCGATGGACGCCTGGACCTGCGGCGCTCTCGTCTGGAAGGCGGCTCTGCCTCGCCCTTCCACCGCGCGGTCACCGCGTTGTCGCTCATCAACGCCCAGGTGAGCGGCGCCGTGAACCTCAGCGGCGCCGAGATCACCGCACCTGAGGAATGGGCCGTGTCTGCCGGTGGACTCGTCGCGGAAGGCGGCCTCTACTGCCAGGACGGATTCGTCGCGCACGGTGAAGTCCGTCTCATGGGGGCACAGCTGCCAGGCGGACTGCACATGCGAGGTGCACAACTGGAACGCCCCAGCCAGCGCGGGGTGGCGCTCGCCCTGGACAACGCTGTGGCCTCGACGCTCGACTTCTCCCACGGGTTCATCGCGAACGGGACCGTACGGCTGCGGGGTGCCCGGATCTCGGACAACCTGACCTTTGAAGGAGCCGTCCTGAATGGGCCGCTCGACGGCCGCGGCCCGTCCTTGGTCGCTCTGCTGATGCAGGCCGTCGACTTCGACTTCACCGTCGCCCGGCCACCGTCCGGCAGCGTGGACCTGCGAGGTGCGCAGGTGTCCTACCTCCACGACAGCGAGCGCAGCTGGCCGGAGGTGGTGGAGCTGGACGGCTTCGTCTACGGCTCCATCAAGGTGGACGAGGCAGCCGAGTGGCGGGAGGCAGTGGGACGGCGGGACTCTGTGGCCCACCGTGTGGCGTGGATTCGACGCAGCCCGGGCTACAACCCCCAGCCCTATGAGCAGTTGGCGAGCTGGTACCGAAAGGCCGGCCACGACGACGACGCCCGCCGCGTACTCCTGGCAAAACAGCGCCATCGGCGTCAAACTCTGCCCCCGGCGGGACGTGTGTGGGGGCACCTCCTCGACGTGACTGTCGGCTATGGCTACCGCCCCTGGCTGGCCGGTGTCTGGCTCCTCCTCCTGACCGTGCTGGGCACACTGTCCTTCGGCACACACGCCCCCAACCCAGTTCAACGAGGCGAAGGCGCCCCGTTTCAGCCCCTCGTCTACACACTCGACCTCTTGATCCCCATCGGCGGTCTAGGTCAGCGCACGGCCTGGTATTGGTCGAACGGCAGCCTCCAGTGGCTCGCCTACCTGCTGATCGCCTTCGGCTGGGTGCTGACGACCGCCGTCATCGCGGGTGTCACCCGCACTCTGCAGAAAAGCTAG
- a CDS encoding NUDIX hydrolase: MEGAIRWVEQWPPPDGLKVCQVYGVVFDPGSGAVVVQDDAGRGNLPGGTPEESDADLVATLRRECYEESQLHLADWAPVGYQLVHEDGHDPYVQARYAALLEHADPIAPDPCTGRAYGRVWVSPADAAALLDWGQCGSAQMDAAARLATERWGLTIAAAGWERRELP, from the coding sequence GTGGAGGGGGCGATCCGGTGGGTGGAGCAGTGGCCTCCGCCGGACGGACTGAAGGTGTGTCAGGTCTACGGGGTCGTGTTCGATCCCGGCAGTGGCGCCGTAGTCGTGCAAGACGATGCGGGCCGTGGCAATCTGCCGGGTGGCACGCCGGAGGAGAGCGACGCGGACCTGGTGGCCACGCTGCGGCGCGAGTGTTACGAGGAAAGCCAGCTCCACCTTGCCGACTGGGCCCCGGTGGGCTACCAACTGGTCCACGAGGATGGCCACGACCCGTACGTACAGGCGCGCTATGCCGCGCTGCTGGAGCATGCGGACCCCATCGCACCGGACCCGTGCACGGGCCGCGCCTACGGGCGGGTATGGGTGTCACCGGCCGATGCGGCTGCGCTGCTCGACTGGGGGCAGTGCGGCTCCGCCCAGATGGACGCGGCGGCCCGGCTCGCCACCGAGCGGTGGGGCCTGACAATCGCCGCGGCGGGCTGGGAGCGGCGCGAGCTGCCCTAG
- a CDS encoding NAD(+)/NADH kinase — protein sequence MSVQRVGIVVHEGRPRALAAADVVRRWCERRDVGCVAIDVWSQDEQRRDAREEVDAAGSPDLIVTLGGDGTFLRGARLAAQNDALVLGVDLGTLGFLTEVPADDVECALDTVHRGQVEIETRLMLTMRASCPLKLPEGMEALLRYGRGPALPPPPVRPECAVALDWGVALNITALNDIVLEKLARDRQVSLGVYLAGRLLASYSADAVLVATPTGSTAYSFAAGGPVVSPGADAIVFTPVAPHMTFNRSVVAAPDEAVALRVLGHSGRAAVSVDGQLRGVLDPGDWIGVYAAPQRLRIVRLGPIDFYGRLRERMRLTDAPATADADITPMWPHSSPVPDDLVHLRLPPVPADVD from the coding sequence GTGAGCGTGCAACGGGTGGGCATCGTCGTCCACGAAGGACGTCCCCGTGCCTTGGCGGCCGCCGATGTCGTCCGACGGTGGTGCGAACGCCGGGATGTCGGCTGCGTCGCCATCGATGTGTGGAGTCAGGACGAACAGCGGCGGGACGCGCGGGAGGAGGTCGACGCTGCCGGCAGCCCCGACCTGATCGTCACGCTCGGAGGAGACGGCACCTTCCTCCGCGGAGCACGCCTGGCCGCACAGAACGACGCCCTGGTCCTCGGTGTCGACCTGGGCACCCTCGGCTTCCTGACCGAGGTCCCGGCCGACGACGTCGAGTGCGCGCTGGACACCGTCCACCGCGGCCAAGTGGAGATCGAGACCCGCCTGATGCTGACGATGCGGGCGTCCTGTCCGCTGAAACTCCCCGAGGGGATGGAGGCCCTCCTGCGCTACGGCCGCGGTCCCGCGCTGCCACCTCCGCCGGTGCGCCCGGAGTGTGCCGTCGCCCTGGACTGGGGCGTAGCCCTGAATATCACCGCCCTCAACGACATCGTCCTGGAGAAACTGGCACGCGACCGGCAGGTCTCCCTCGGTGTGTACCTCGCGGGCCGACTGCTCGCCTCCTACTCCGCCGACGCCGTCCTGGTCGCCACACCCACCGGGTCCACCGCCTACAGCTTCGCCGCCGGCGGTCCCGTCGTCTCCCCTGGAGCCGACGCCATCGTCTTCACTCCTGTCGCTCCGCACATGACCTTCAACCGCTCGGTGGTCGCCGCGCCCGATGAAGCCGTCGCCCTACGTGTCCTGGGGCATTCCGGCCGCGCGGCGGTGAGCGTCGACGGCCAGTTGCGCGGTGTCCTGGATCCGGGGGACTGGATCGGTGTCTACGCGGCTCCCCAGCGCCTGCGCATCGTGCGGCTCGGACCGATCGACTTCTACGGCAGGCTGCGTGAGCGGATGCGCCTGACCGATGCCCCCGCGACAGCCGACGCCGACATCACCCCCATGTGGCCCCACAGCAGCCCAGTCCCCGATGACCTCGTACACCTGCGCCTTCCACCCGTGCCCGCGGACGTCGACTGA
- a CDS encoding TetR/AcrR family transcriptional regulator, whose translation MEKPTMPKQVDHRERRESIARALWRVVEQRGVAHLSLREVAQEAGISHGALQHYFASREAMLSFAMDFASEQATLRVGRGLQELGDRPHPRDVLRVMLTEMLPLHADARATSRMSAAYVLEALHNKTIHAQAHRGMAQGRVLVEQLVRQAIADGHIRPDRDPVTETNLLLALTGFTPLIELDVIEPQEALTAIDQYLDRLFTRNDHGQGQEAERSR comes from the coding sequence ATGGAGAAGCCGACGATGCCGAAACAGGTGGATCACCGCGAGCGCCGTGAATCGATCGCCCGAGCACTGTGGCGGGTGGTGGAGCAGCGCGGAGTCGCGCATCTGTCCCTGCGCGAGGTCGCACAGGAGGCAGGCATCTCCCACGGGGCGCTGCAGCACTACTTCGCTTCCCGAGAGGCGATGCTCTCCTTCGCCATGGACTTCGCCTCCGAGCAGGCAACGCTGCGCGTCGGCCGGGGCCTCCAGGAGCTCGGCGACCGGCCGCACCCCCGCGACGTGCTCCGAGTGATGCTCACGGAGATGCTGCCCCTGCATGCCGACGCCCGCGCCACCAGCCGGATGAGCGCCGCCTACGTCCTGGAGGCGCTGCACAACAAGACCATCCACGCGCAGGCGCACCGCGGGATGGCCCAAGGGCGCGTCCTCGTCGAGCAGTTGGTCCGCCAGGCGATCGCCGACGGGCACATCCGCCCCGACCGCGACCCGGTGACCGAGACCAATCTGCTCCTCGCGCTCACCGGCTTCACCCCCCTCATCGAACTGGACGTGATCGAGCCCCAGGAGGCGCTCACCGCTATCGATCAGTACCTGGACAGGCTGTTCACCAGGAACGATCACGGTCAGGGACAAGAGGCGGAACGCAGTCGATGA
- a CDS encoding DM13 domain-containing protein, whose protein sequence is MELGKLKGKLGNQNYAVPVGTDLSEFRSAVIWCKGSRSPAAPPSCPPSRADHAPGCSRSGREDPELRNHGLGAGR, encoded by the coding sequence GTGGAGCTGGGCAAGCTCAAGGGCAAGCTGGGCAACCAGAATTACGCAGTCCCGGTCGGCACGGATCTGTCGGAGTTCCGTAGCGCTGTCATCTGGTGCAAGGGTTCTCGGTCTCCTGCGGCGCCGCCGAGCTGTCCACCATCGCGGGCTGATCACGCTCCCGGCTGCAGCCGATCTGGGCGGGAAGACCCTGAGCTGCGCAATCACGGGCTCGGTGCCGGCAGGTGA